The following nucleotide sequence is from Carassius carassius chromosome 16, fCarCar2.1, whole genome shotgun sequence.
ttggtTTAAGTGATGGATCATATTACAGTGGCATAAATCTGATAAAGTGTTAATCCTTACCGTCAGCAGAGGTTGTAATTGTAAACTATAACTAATTTGAGTATGGTtgttatatcttgtaattctatCAAATTGTTGAGTTTCTTTGTGAATCTTAGATCAGCATCAGATAAGTGCACTGAGAACTCATAGCCAAGTGCTAATGTTTACATCACTAGTCAGTGTGTCACTTACATTGTTAAAGTGATTTCAGCTAGtacaggtttttttgttttttttacaatcactacTACACATTTTTCAGTAATTAGGTCATTttacaaaactcttcacacagttctcctgACCAGCTTTCAGCTTGGCACAGCGgtttacacattaaaaacactcaaacacttttttttaatcataaaacaaaataacctTAAAACTATTAGCTACAACATTATAGCATTATACAGTGTTTGCTTTCATAAAATAACTCTCTCTACTGCTTATACTCCACATAGTTACATAGTTTATATTTATGTTATCTTTacattacagtaatatatatatatatatatatatatatatatatatatatatatatatatatatataatgaatgctTGTGTAGGGTTTATAATACATACATGTTTTGTatgttgtatgtttgtgtgtgaagtTTAGATATTGTAAGAACTATAACACCTCAGTGTCTGCACACCTGACTACTGTGTTTAATCAATTGATTCACAGATGTGGTATTTTGTAAAAACAGACAGCTGactgctgtaagacagtttgaTTCAGTGAGGACTGTTATCTGTCCGTCCCTCCTCTCCTCATGTTCAGTGTAGGAGGGGCTTTAGTAGACGACTGAACTTTCCTCAGCTCAGTCTAGCATCCACTGCAGCACACAGCTTCATCTCGGTCATTCTCAATCTCAACGCTGTCCTTTCTGTTGATTAGACAAATCCTCTTCTGTTCAGTGGGGATCGTTACCTTTAAAACACAATGCGAAGCGAGTTGATCGTCTGTCTTTGGATATTTCTCACTAAAGGTAGGTAATAAGTGTTTCTCCAGTTCTTGTGAGTGATATGTCTTCAGTTATCGCCTCACGTTCAGACTTTAAGTAAGTGTCTACATGATTGAGAAGTCATTGAATGAATTGCGAAAAACAAGCCACACGTTTTTTCCGCTTATTAGACTGAGTGTGAAGGCACGAGCCTGAGCTCTGGATGTCATGGATCCACTCTGGACCAACAGGCTTTAAGCAGAAGAACTGGTCTGACAGGTGCGCTGTGAATCAGCTGTACAGCAGCCATGCCgtttagtgatgcgcgggtcgtctcataaaCCGAGGGGCGCGCCGGTAACCCGGGTcggggcgggttaagaaattggcactttattgcggggcgggttggggcgggttcactaaaaactacatttttaaaaatccatttatgttgcatggaatttagtggtgtacatttttattctttcaagagattcgtttattttcagttcgttcaccaaattCGTTCACGGATTCCTTAAGTGatcatttttttcttcatattacacaaatacgccagcaggtggcgaaaaagagtgtcttatgtgtcttaagtcaacgaacgtatttataCTTgtaacaaaaactgatttggctttattaaagtgtgtgcatgatcgcattaaatagtttaaataaattgttcagataaacaaagcacaaggtttaatcggggattaaacgtggagttatgttctgtatgctaaatatgaaaacaagcgtgcATCTATAACTGCTCtttctgctgattgctgatcgagatttacatgcttgtcTGACTGACTCGGTATAGctactcattcatttcattcacgaacgagctatgtatcagttcattcaactctttcacctacgagaagatcgtattcgttcactacattcaacaaatcacatgctccgtcacatctcgagtaactctttgacaggatgaaacactTCAAAgtcagagctgttcacgagctgcgcgtGCACTGCTAATAACGCCGTGCTCGCGTGCTGCTGTGGAGGagtaacttcagtgaacgagaaatatgagtcagtgcaTGGATTACCTGAACGGGAACGATTCGTTCAGCttaaagatttgttcacgaacgaaccatAGTGCAATTACAAACCATAACCATAGAAATAATAGCATATTTAAAGCAGAGGAAATCAGTACAGACCTGTTCAAATGTGGCAACACAATCATGTTCTTTCCCATCCTGCTTCGTAGGGAGCAGTGTGGCTTAACACTGTgcatcttttaattgtgatgtttgGCATTTCTAAAAGAAATGCATTGTACCTGAGACACCTGGCCTTTGACAAATGGGATATTTTCTGTTCCAACAGGATCACGGAGACAGTGTGTGGCATGAGCAAAGTCACATCAGAGTACCCCACAATTTCCATTTGAGCTAAAATAGCTTTTTCTGAAGATGCAGCAGCTCTCAGGCAATTTGGCATGAAAAATAGGCCACAGGTCTCCCCCATGATCCTGTAACAGAACAGAAGTCAGAAACCCATTCTCTCATCAACAGGTCTGGGAGTCCCAGTGTTGGTGATGTTCGTAGTAATAATATATTCTTAAATGCTTTCTCTGCTTCTTGAATCCAGGTCAGTTTGTCATGGAGCTTCAAGCCCTACCCATGAGCCAAAGCGCTCAGGGGCGATTCTTCATTAACATAATTTGGAATGAACGTTCGACAATACGAACACATGCCCAAAAATGACATTAGTTGCTTTTTCGTGATAGGCTTTAGAATCTTTTGAATTGTCTCTTTTAGTTTCTCAGATTAAGATTTGCCATTTTTTGTGATGACCTAAAAAATGTCACCTCCCTTTTTACAAACTTCAGTATTGACAAACTGGCTTAAGTTTAAAAAGTTTGACAGTATCTTGTTTGCATGTTTTATCTTTTTAACAGGGAAAATAGGTGAACGCAATTACCCCAGCTgcttttaataaatcaaaaactTGTGATATACCTTCAGTTGCCTCTCTCTTTAGAGGACATAGAGTTTTACAGCGTCTGTAATCAGACTTTGGAGTGACTTGAACTGGTTCACAATTTTTAACCAGCCCCATGTCAAATTTAGATAAAGCCCAAAGTGTTTTAGAGACTTCTTTGGGCACTGGGTGTGTCTCTACTTCCTCTGTTAAGAGAAAGGAGTGTGTTGTTGTCATTATGTCATCAATCACACAGACTGTGTGTACAGCTTTAGCAACAAATTAGGTGTGCGCACATTCAGATGCAGACAGTGTTGGATTGTATTCAACATTACCATCTACTGTCTTCACCCAATTCACatgaaaaatacacatttgtaCATATACAGTAAACCAATGTCTTCCCTATGGTCATTGTTCTTTTTGGACAATGAAACACGTGGAAGAGAATCAAACAACATCTAACAACATTTGCTGTTCATTTCTCAAATCATCAGAAACAGCACATCTATTTTACATCTCGATTAACCATTTCAGGTATGTTGTTTCTATGAAACAATTTTTGTTCAAAAATGTAATCTTTTCCCAATGATATATGTGCTGAGCAATGTGAATCAGAGAAAGACATAATTCAGGATTAGGTGAAACGGTCTTTTGCAACCTTGACAAGCTTTTCACATAATTCATCATCTTTCCGCTTACACTGGTAAATACACAACTGCGATTGTTGGATTGTGTCTAAAGATTGAATTTGGCACTGGGCCACTTCCCAGTTTCACATGAAATCTCTTTCTAACAAATTCTGAAGGCAGTTTTCtgacagtagtaaacaatgcttaAAGTTCATGCCATTCTAATCCTCACATCTCAATGGTACAGTGAAGTTTTCTCTGACAGTGTAACCAGATGCAGTCGTAGACCAAACTGAATTTCCACTTAATTTTGGAATTGGATCTATTTCATCAATTCTATTTACTGAGTTGCCAGCCCTTTCAACTCCATTAACCCATAATCTAATCTGTGGCATTTGTTTATAAGCTAATTTATTCGGATGACTATATGTGCCTGTTCTTGTCGAGAGAAGATTTATATCATTTTCTAATCTTCCAATGTGATCATATATTAAAGCAAGCATTTTTCTTCATTGCTAAGAGCGGAAATATGAGCAAGCATACTTTCTTCATTGCAGTGAGCTTTAGAgaaactgtgtgtgtttcagacttATCTGTTTGTGCTGTGTGGCCTTGGTGGACTTTGCTCCCGACTCCGCCTTCTTCTACAGCTTCTGCTGTGAAAGTCTCTTTTGTCAGTCTGCCTCAGCTTTCTCTGGTCCAGCCGCTGTTTGGTTGATCAAATGTGCACAGTGACATTTTTATGTCCCCTCTGCACCAGTAAAAGCAAACATCTAGTTCAATCTGAGCCAGTCTTTGTCCTCTGCTCTTCTGCGTGATTTTGGTGGTGTTCACTCTGACTGGAAAGTCAGTCTTGATCCACTGACACAGTGTTTCCACTGCTTGACGATATGCTTCGTTGTCGGCGTGATTACAGTCTGCATTATTCCTTTGAGCATTCCCTGAAGGAAAATGTGGTTTTATCTTGTGCCAGTCTGTTTGCATGGTGGGGCTGATTTCTTGACAATGCGAGCAAATGCATTAATAGATCGGTCTTATTTGTACTGGGAAAGTAAGATTTCCCCTTCACAGCTGCTAGTTGGTCAAACCCAAGTGGGTATAACTGCAGACCAGAGATCTCCCTTCTCGTCAAACCAGTTCTGAAGACACAGTCCTAACATGAGTGAGTTCATGCAGCTGGCCCCAGATCTCTGGTTGTCATGGATACACAGACCAATGGAACCTGTCTGAAGGGTGTGGTGACATGTCATACAGCCACGTACGGTGACCCATACGagtgctgcacgatattgggaaaaatgtcattgtgatttaatttttctgcgatatatattgcgatatgaaatctaatctaattttttcttacaaacaaaaatggggtgagcacacttacattctcattttaaatgatttaaacatcagagtattatttaaattagagtaaattatttgtttgtaactttaggatatggtttgaattgttaacatattaactaacagGATCTTACCacaatacttttgttactatatttattaatctttgttcatCTTAGTTTATCTTTGTttatcagctgttcattgtttggtaatgttacttcacagtgcattaactatgttaaaaaatactgtacaacttttgatttcaacaatgaaggctatagcctaaatgttgaaattaacaatgttgtagaagtgcagtttagtaatagtaaatgttaaataatgtggTTAAATAGTTtcataaatagaacattattgtaaagtgttacagatttgtttttttactccAATTCAGACGTCTGGTGggttcagtgttggacaggtcagttgtttaaaccattcattaaattgaatcgaTTCAAATGAATCATTAGTTCGCCAATCAGACGTGTACTGCACGCcttgtgtaattatctctgcagtttaggatatcgcacaagatttgacaacacaaaaaacatttcatcactggataggtttttttttgcttaattgcactttaattgcaactttatttgcTTAAGTGCTTAATTGATGGGGTGTGCCGGCGCGCGAGGCCATAAAGAGGGCTTGGTTGTGGCGCGTCGAGGGGAGAGAGCGGCTTTGCTTTGTGTTTGAATTGTTGCTTTGATTTGATCTTTGGTTATGTAAACTTTTGAGTTAACAAATAAATCTTTTGACATTTGTTTGCCGAACTTTCGTCAGGTGTGCATCTCTCACTCTTAGATCGAGAGTATTTATCTGAACTGGAGCTGAATTTAATTCTGATGGGATTCTTATtgtttaattatgtaattaatgaatgGAGCAGCAGGAACATCTTCAGAGACCTTTTGATTTCTGTCTAGCACTGACTTAGCAAGTTGTGCTCAAGTAACTAACAAACTACATTTTTGTTCGGAGCAAGCAGTAGACGAGCGATTTAAAGATTTAAGTTAAGCTTCTTATGAAGGTATAAGTTAACCTTGTAGTGAATCTGACTAAGTTCAGACCGGAGAGTTTGTAAAAGTGAGATCCACGACCTCCGGGCGGTGTGAGACTCAAATGTGACAACGGGTCACTGATGAAGGAATAATTGAAAGTTTGGGATGTGCAGAATAATCAAATAtgtcatatatataaattatttaaaatagccatttttgttttatacatttttcgatgtattttattaatttcttgtaatagtttgcttgttttattgtgatgtttttatttaatttttggttaTGCTCAACCAAGGCTGAACAAGATTTTGTTAAATTCTGGAATATGTTTATGTACCTTGTTTGCTTTGTAAAGATGATGCAAtctataataatatgaataataataagaagaaacatTTCAGGTTAAATGGTTGAATATTCATATGGCACAGCTAAAATTTAAGTGACCTCTAGAAAAAAGGtcttttgtttcagttgtttgtaGGTGAATCCACTTTTTCTCTGTTCTTAAAGTTTCTCTGTAAGGTTTTCTTTACTGACTGAGAACCGCTTCAGATGTTTCAGAGAGACGTCTCAACAAATACTAATTCAGACCAGTTTTGGCCAGTGCATGAAAGGGAAATGACTCAAAGGTGTAAAATAATGTATAGTGACATAAATACCAATCATTTTGTCACTTGAGGTGTTGTAGTTTGTCGTTTTAACCTACAGTTCTGCTGCACAATGCACTTATGATAACATTGAATGCTTCCACATAATCACCTCCAGACATGGTCAAAAAATGTTGTGCTTCCCTCTAATTACACACCTGCCTTCTCTTACTCTTTATCTACTGTACCTATATACTCATTCAGGCCCAAACTCCACCCACTGGTAAAAAAGAGAATTACAATAGACCATAATGGctcttatataattatttattcataatgaATGGCATGGCTGGTGCAGCTGACAGAAATACAGGACAATAACTGTTGAAATATAAAGACTACTTGAGGAAAATGTTTCTCAGGTCAGTCAGAGCTCATGGTACACACAGATGCAGACTGTTTCATTATGTGATGACTTTAAACCTGTCAAGAACAATACGATTACAATATCAAACTGTCCATCGACATAAACCACTCTTCTGTGTTAAAATACATGTATGAAAAGTGCTTACAGTTTTGAGTTTGCTAATGTAAAACATGTGAAACTGTGTATTTAATGCCAGCTTTTATTGATTGTGTTTTCAGGAGTGTTTGGTGTTGGCAGAGATGAAATGAAGACAGAAGAAGTGAAGACGGCGCTGGGACAGTCTGTAACTCTACACAGCGGTGTAGAGGAATATCATCAGATCATCTGGATGTTTGAGGACAGGAATATAGCTAACTGTAGGGGAAACACAGATGGGACTGGATCATGTGAGATCACTGATGAGAGACTCAGAGACAGACTGGAGACAGACAATCAGACCGGATCTCTCACCATCATCAACATCAGCACTGAACTCACTGGACTTTATAAACTACAGATCATCAACAGCTTCTCTAAAAAGACGTCATACAAGcagttcagtgttactgtctCTGGTGAGTAAATTATTGATATTGTTCATTTACAGCTCTTCTTCTGTCATTGTAGTATGACACTAAACACAGCGTCTCTTTGTCCATCACAGACAGTGATGTGATGTAACGAAGTAATAAATCTTTGTTTCACTAGCTACTTCAGTATTTTTGGGGAGTATCTGAGTTTTTATATTCCAtcctacttttacttttactccactacatttcttaattaaaatgtaaacttttactccgatacattgAATGAATGATACACTGAATGAATCAaagtttgaatgaatcagttgaatctcagtgattcactcattaacagtcACTTGGTGTCACCATCTGGCTGTGTTCATTTCACATttggactattttttttttacatttattatattaacatttcttatatttattagcttttttaccattttgcatttacttgagatttaaaaaatactttttggacttaagtacaataaatatcacatactttaagacttttactcaagtaatattctaaacggtGATTTCAAGCTCTAGCTTAGTCATTTTCTGTAAGATATCtgcacttttacttgagtatgactttcatgTACTTCATACAGCACTGACTACAGAAGCAGATCAAACTGGACTGAACTGGGGTCTGATCCTGGGACTGGGTCTGATCCTGGGACTGGGACTGGTGCTGCTGGTGTTTGTTGGTGTTGTGATTTATCGTCGCTGTTGCAGAAATTCAGGACGAAATGGCAAGTATAACCTACTATTTTACAGCTAATAACattgtgaaattaaattaaaaccccTGAGCTGGACACATACCCTTCACTTGCTGTAgcagaaaaataatacaaatgaaaagTAATAGATAACTTCATATTGTGTAAATATAAAATGATGATCAGATTATGATTAAtatgacagagaaagagaaacacactGGTGTATGTTTGAACTCTTGAAAGCAGAAGAAATTGAATATTTAGTTCTTTTCAATATCTCATCATTAAACCACACTCTGGTCTAAAACAAGGAGGTAAATGGGTGATTAATCTTCCTAGCGTTATTTGGGAAAGACTACACCTGTATTTGTTCTGATATTTCTTCTAATGGTGTGATTTCAGGAGTTGTTTAACAATATGTGGAGCGCCACCTTCGAGCTCACGCCAGAACACCTGAAGCAGCTTCTTCAGGACAGTAAAGTGTTGATGTGGAAATAAACTCTACTTGAAAGTAACCCGCATTAGTCACAGTGTATCTATGTACAATCTACTGTATATATGTACAATGTATATATGTACTATATGTATATGTGAtgtatgcataaataaaaatctgtctAGGCACAATAATGTCTCTTTTCTATAAGCTCTTCCAGTTCGTTTCTGAACTCTAGTCTAGTGGACCAAGTGTCAATGACTTTCTTCTAAACAAGAGAGAAATGACTGACACAGTAActatattttattgtgaattcaaataataattcaatattaatatttattgataGAGTATAATCTGATAGATTTATGAAGGCATCATTGTGTATTATTTGCTGCCTGAtgtcccacaatcctgtgcgtttgATTCTGTGTCAGCTGAGCTAAAACAATGAAATGGTGTGTGAAAGTTGTGGTCTGTGGTCAGTGTAAAAACATCTTTTCATTTCACCCTAAATGTATTTGTTAGGTTTTGTGTGTCGTCTGGCTTTAGGTTGATTTTGACAGAAGATAATATCATTTTGACAGCAGATTAAATTAAACACAAACACTTATAAACacttgtaaacacacacacacacacaaacatagttCAAGAGCAAATCAAACATGAATAtaccttttcattttcagttatTGTCGCATCTTCTGAAATGTCTTGACAGAA
It contains:
- the LOC132160236 gene encoding uncharacterized protein LOC132160236, translated to MRSELIVCLWIFLTKGVFGVGRDEMKTEEVKTALGQSVTLHSGVEEYHQIIWMFEDRNIANCRGNTDGTGSCEITDERLRDRLETDNQTGSLTIINISTELTGLYKLQIINSFSKKTSYKQFSVTVSGVFGVGKDEMKTEEVKTALGQSVTLHSGVEEYHQIIWMFEDRNIANCRGNTDGTGSCEITDERLRDRLETDNQTGSLTIINISTELTGLYKLQIINSFSKKTSYKQFSVTVSGG